ccagggagttcctcacATGTAAGGAATGAATGCAGATGTCTGTGTTATTGCATGTAAAaatggtactatataaataaaatactgtaagaTTACCTGATGGTCTAGTGGGGCAGCAGCAGGGATGCCCGCCACTGCCATCACGGGGATGCCCACTGAGGCATGCACAAACTTTTGTTTCTTCTGCAGGTCTATGCTCAGGTGACATGGTTACGTGGTGCAAGTGATGATGTCACTTTGGCGCaaaaatttttatattaatagttcctgggtgtgtttctggATTGCTTTCTGTTACTGATTTTTGCCTGTTATCTGAcactgcttgaactctgcctgaactgacccttgctTGTTAATCGACTACACTTGTTTTCCATCTAAACTGACCCTTGTCTCCCTCCTAGAATGCTTCTTCGGTGTTTCCTCCTGTCTTCCAATCTGCTATGAATTGGCCCCtttgcttgctcagaactctTGTCCTgttcctcataccttaagtcatgaAGGCATCTGAGTAGCAAAGGCCTCCTCCTAAAGCCAATGACCGCTGCTATAAGCAGAAGAGTGAGCAGAGACCGGGAGCTTGATGTTTGTTCTGGGTATAGGGTGCTCATCTTGACAAATACACCTAAAATGCAGGTAGAAATTAACGAAACAAAAGGAGAAAGGGCGGTAAAGCTTTCAAGGTACAGCCTTATTACAGCCACAGGGCATTATGGGCTATGGTTATCATCCCCTTTGCTGGCAtaagcactgtgtaacttgtcgacgttatataaataaatcatgatgaTAAGTAGCATAGAGGGTAACTGATGTGAGGAATGGAACTGGTGGCTAGTTACTGATCCCAAATTGTAGGAATGAACTTGATGCACAGAACAGAGAAGTGATCTGAAGAAGTAGGGCACCCTCTGGGAACCTATTGATTTGGGGATTTATAAAGGGAGCATGGTCTGGCCTGAAACAGAAAAAGTTtcctttccaatatgcattataTTCCAATCAAACTGAATTTattagaaaacacaatttttatatcCCATCATTTTGTCCATCTGCCTCCAGTTTATTTCATTATAAGATTGTTCTGTTAGATTTCATGTTCTCAGCTGTTTATCCTCATTGAACCTGCCAAGCTAAACTATTACTTCTGGGCACAGGAGAGCATACATGCCAGGGACATAGCATGCATTCCTACAGGctgaataatttataaaaatagacttgccttttttttcctctgaattgGAAAAGCAACACACAATACTTGTTATGtctttttaaaagtgtatttgctACCTTTTCCTGCAGCCAAAAAATTATAATCAAAGGTGTATCCAAGTAATATTAAACCATCTGTGTAATGTACGCCATCTGACGTATACTCAAGAACAGTGCAGCTATGATTTTGCATGCTTTTGGCCAGTTAACCTTTATATAACATGTCTGGGACCAGATTTCTCATGTCTATTATAGACAATGCTTGGGACCAAGCATATGTAATATGAGGCACCATGCCTTAATACTACTACGAAACATTTCAAAGTAATTAATTGTATTGATTGTTTTATTATCAACATTGATTTATGCTAGCTAAGTGAtcatcaagttcaaggtactgccTTAATATTACTGAGAAAAATATATCTGTAAGAAAAAACCCTGCTTGTTTAAATAGGTCACTGCGGGGAATGGCACTGCTTaattttggaactttttggacaatgttttttttaggaaattgatcccatacctttgCAACAAGCTGTCAGAAGACTATGAAGATCTTGAGTATGTTGGAGCCATTAGAGGGCAGATGGCATTGGCTCTAGATAATAGGTCCACTGGGatttatttccattttgtaaGACCAAGGGCATCAACTTGAAAAACAAGCTtctttttctgtgcaaaaaatatttgattgCATAGTAACCTAGATTAATGttgtatgtttaataaagttagcTTGTGGTTTTATATTTATCTACAAAAGAAAGGTTTAATGAAGAAAACTAAAAGTTCACTTTATTATGTACTGCATCCCTCTCCCTGTAAATTATTCTTTAGTCAGAGAAAGCATTATATGGACAGACtgtgagaactcaccctggtgatctagtggggcGAAGGGGGGCGCCGGCCTGGCTTTGACTATGTTCCTTGTTTCCCCTTCTATAACACCACGCTTGGTTtccttgcttgctcagaactctctgCTTGGTTCTCCcacaaataagacctggcgggattttagtagcggagggctccactcaaagccaaaggcagctgctaaaaGCAGAAGAGTGGGCCGAGGtcagaaccttggagttagttctgggtttgggatatccTGCATTACACAGACATTTACAGACATATGGTTTTGGGCTGAGGTGCAAATAAAATGTAGATCAACATTTTTGAAATGGGATGAGGGCAGCAATGTGCCTTAAAAACCTCAGAATTACTggtgttgcaaaacaaaaaaataacaaaatgattGCATTATGTcttactgccatttttttttcttgtttgtcatAGAGCCAGTCATTGTCTGGTCAAGATTCTCCCAGTAAACCCAAACAGACAGGACCAAAGCAACCACAGAAAACAGCTGAGCAAAACACCCAGCTAACTGAAAGACCTCATGAAAACCAAATAGCCAAGTCCACTGGCAAATCAATGAGAACGCATGAGGAGTCTGCCTTCAGAAAGATGAGCCTGGAGTGCTCTGGCAATGAAGTTTTACAATCACAGTTGTCCTTAATAAACCCAGGCCAAATCAAGCCCTTAGAAAAGGGAGAGACACCAATTCCAAACTACAACATAAAAGGTTCATTTcagaaggaaaaatattttgtcaAAGAATCTGAGAAACCACAAGTTGTGACCAAACAACCAAAAACAACAGACCACATTTTGACCTCTTTTAGTCAAGAGAATGATAAACCACGGCCAAGCCAGTCTACTGGTAGCTCTAAAGATGCTATCTTACTTACACAACCAGAAACCCAAGTACTGTCTGATGCCAACAAGGAACCAGATATTGATGATTATTTCTCAGCAGAACCTCAGGTCTTTTCACAGGTTGGTATTAAAATGTCAATCATTCTTAAATTCTTTCAAATGAAGAAAGTCTACATTGTGCTCATTGTGCGttacactttttttcttcttctggtagcaataacatatttttttgctATATTTATACAACTTATTTGTGCAGCACTTTCAGAGAAATTgttaaatatgtatttgcttAGTCTAACCTACATTCTGGAGTTAAAAATAACTGCTACATATGTTACATAGATAATTTGGGTTAGGAAAGATCTAGCAATGCACTcacatatatcaaaatatatacacacatacctaTACCTCACTAATAGTAGATCTTGAGATCGCTGTAggcttggatattatgcttgtcgaAGAAGTCATCCatgcccctcttaaaggcattattaCAATCTGCCTtcatctggcagggcattccacaacctcattgcctCAATGAAAATTCAGTTTCTccaaggggtggcctctggttctaTGTTTTTTTGCTGTGGGAAAAAAGCACCCccactatttatatataatgttctctaatgtacttgtaatgagtaatgcccacaaaagcacctttttttcatagaaaaccCCATCCGTTTTCCATTTTCCTCATATTCCTcatattttaatctttttattcctttcactagtttagttgcacttgTTTGCCCTTGtctcagctcattaatatccttcttattGACTAGAGCTCAAAACTGCCtggcatactcaaggtgaggccttaccatcCATCTATAAAGTGCAACTAACTAACACACTACCAagagttacacagtttgttatccacaaaatacccacatccttctcagttaaggtgGCCCCCAGCACACTACTATTAAGTGAATAATGAGCATCCTGTGTTGAGCTTAgaattttgcacaatttagtatcattagcaaaactaGAGATAGTATCTACAATGCCCACAtaaaggtcattaataaacaagctaaaAAGCAAAGGTAAATCATagaatgagcacgcactcctgaGACACCCCAGCTTGGATAAAAACTCGATCTTTATTCCATGAGTTAAAACAAcatgtcctaacgcgtttcgtatctagagatacgtaatTATGTGATTATAATGCGTTAGGACATGTTGTTTTAACTCATGGAATAAAGATCGAGTTTTTATCCAGGCCAGTGTCTCAGGAGTGCATGCTCATTCTACGATTTACCTGTTTTTTACCCTAAGGTACTGGTTTAGGGTGCTGCACCTGAGCCACCATTTGTCACTGGTGAGTGCGAATTGTGTCTACATTGTTGGATCTATTTTACTGATAATGCTCAGCCAGTAAATGACAGACCTGGGGAATTTGCACCCAGGTGAAGCCTTGCACCGGGTGAGCTACGGTTTTCACTAGCTGCTTTCATTTGGTGCTCGGAGACTCACATGCCCGGGCCATTGACTCTCTTTAGTCAGCAACTATGTATACTGTTGGATAGTGCCGCAATTTTTCTTGTTGCGttctaaaaagcaaaggaccaaggacagacccctgcagtactccactaacaattt
The genomic region above belongs to Xenopus laevis strain J_2021 chromosome 5L, Xenopus_laevis_v10.1, whole genome shotgun sequence and contains:
- the LOC108716675 gene encoding uncharacterized protein C1orf198; this translates as MASMAAAIAAARTACTSGNPTLDEKERNRFAYFSSLNSMAKKIMQDKERTRQRYGPEGERVVQPRERDVVATNTHNRYALRRGVGGCHHCQGVSCCPILRTPTELKLGHSVEEEEKSQSLSGQDSPSKPKQTGPKQPQKTAEQNTQLTERPHENQIAKSTGKSMRTHEESAFRKMSLECSGNEVLQSQLSLINPGQIKPLEKGETPIPNYNIKGSFQKEKYFVKESEKPQVVTKQPKTTDHILTSFSQENDKPRPSQSTGSSKDAILLTQPETQVLSDANKEPDIDDYFSAEPQVFSQISTSNVILKTGFDFLDNW